A single genomic interval of Oryza sativa Japonica Group chromosome 7, ASM3414082v1 harbors:
- the LOC4343719 gene encoding protein BZR1 homolog 1, producing the protein MTSGAAAAGRTPTWKERENNKRRERRRRAIAAKIFTGLRALGNYNLPKHCDNNEVLKALCREAGWVVEDDGTTYRKGCKPPPSSAGGASVGMSPCSSTQLLSAPSSSFPSPVPSYHASPASSSFPSPSRIDNPSASCLLPFLRGLPNLPPLRVSSSAPVTPPLSSPTASRPPKIRKPDWDVDPFRHPFFAVSAPASPTRGRRLEHPDTIPECDESDVSTVDSGRWISFQMATTAPTSPTYNLVNPGASTSNSMEIEGTAGRGGAEFEFDKGRVTPWEGERIHEVAAEELELTLGVGAK; encoded by the exons ATGAcgtccggggcggcggcggcggggaggacgcCGAcgtggaaggagagggagaacaACAagaggcgggagcggcggcggcgtgccatCGCCGCCAAGATCTTCACGGGGCTCCGGGCGCTCGGGAACTACAACCTCCCCAAGCACTGCGACAACAACGAGGTGCTCAAGGCGCTCTGCCGCGAGGCCGGCTGGGTTGTCGAGGACGACGGCACCACCTACCGCAAG GGATGtaagccgccgccatcgtcggctGGGGGAGCGTCGGTGGGGATGAGCCCCTGCTCGTCAACGCAGCTGCTgagcgcgccgtcgtcgtcgttcccgAGCCCGGTGCCGTCGTACCACGCGAGCCCGGCGTCGTCGAGCTTCCCGAGCCCCAGCCGGATCGACAACCCGAGCGCCTCCTGCCTCCTCCCGTTCCTCCGGGGGCTCCccaacctcccgccgctccgcgtCTCCAGCAGCGCGCCCGTcacgccgccgctctcgtcgccgacggcgtcgCGGCCGCCCAAGATCAGGAAGCCGGACTGGGACGTCGACCCGTTCCGGCACCCCTTCTTCGCGGTCTCCGCGCCGGCGAGCCccacccgcggccgccgcctcgagcaCCCGGACACGATACCGGAGTGCGACGAGTCCGACGTCTCCACGGTGGACTCCGGCCGGTGGATCAGCTTCCAGATggccacgacggcgccgacgtcgCCCACCTACAACCTCGTCAACCCGGGCGCCTCCACCTCCAACTCCATGGAGATAGAAGGGACGGCCGGCCGAGGCGGCGCGGAGTTCGAGTTCGACAAGGGGAGGGTGACGCCATGGGAGGGCGAGAGGATCCACGAGGTCGCCGCCGAGGAGCTCGAGCTCAcgctcggcgtcggcgcgaAATGA
- the LOC4343718 gene encoding uncharacterized protein codes for MAAAGEEKPLPAEEIQGINDEAEPHPPRRKRNDDLLHDEEFQRVVRDIVIGPDNVPGGGHALRIIRDPATAFEELLECYRKAGLLEGQVWKRCNIFKGLEGLDNLQDEVKMEETVKEEEEEATGCRGRDASPDRPDELAKKRRLDGP; via the exons atggccgccgccggagaggagAAACCGTTGCCGGCGGAGGAAATCCAGGGGATCAACGACGAGGCGGAGCCGCATCCCCCGAGGCGTAAGCGTAACGACGACTTACTCCACGACGAGGAGTTCCAGCGTGTGGTGCGCGACATCGTCATCGGCCCGGATAACGTTCCCGGCGGAG GACATGCGTTGAGGATTATCAGAGACCCTGCTACTGCGTTCGAAGAGCTCCTAGAGTGCTACCGCAAGGCCGGCCTGCTAGAAGGTCAAGTCTGGAAGCGTTGTAACATCTTCAAGGGGTTGGAGGGGTTGGATAACTTGCAGGATGAGGTGAAGATGGAGGAGACAgtgaaagaggaggaggaggaggcgacaggTTGCCGAGGCAGAGACGCGAGCCCTGATCGTCCCGATGAGCTGGCGAAGAAACGACGCTTGGATGGGCCTTGA
- the LOC107276325 gene encoding uncharacterized protein, with protein MAAAGEEKPLPAEEIQGINDEAEPHPPSRNKDFLHNEEFQRVMRDVVVGPDYVPGGYALRILTDPATAFEELLEYYRKAGLIEGQVWKRYNIFEEVEGLDNSQDEIKMEEEPMKVEEAVRCRGRDATPDCPNEVKKRRLMDSDREAVPCNLPQECLSNSWYAAV; from the exons atggccgccgccggagaggagAAACCGTTGCCGGCGGAGGAAATCCAGGGGATCAACGACGAGGCGGAGCCGCATCCCCCGAGTCGTAACAAAGACTTCCTCCACAACGAGGAGTTCCAGCGTGTGATgcgcgacgtcgtcgtcggcccGGATTACGTTCCCGGAG GATATGCGTTGAGGATTCTCACAGACCCAGCTACTGCGTTCGAAGAGCTCCTAGAGTACTACCGTAAGGCCGGTCTGATTGAAG GCCAAGTCTGGAAGCGTTATAACATCttcgaggaggtggaggggttGGATAACTCGCAGGATGAGATAAAGATGGAGGAAGAGCCGATGAAAGTGGAAGAGGCCGTTCGCTGCCGAGGCAGAGACGCGACCCCTGATTGCCCCAATGAGGTGAAGAAACGGCGCTTGATGGACTCAGATCGCGAAGCGGTGCCATGCAACCTCCCTCAGGAGTGCCTCAGCAACTCTTGGTATGCTGCCGTTTGA